One Pocillopora verrucosa isolate sample1 chromosome 10, ASM3666991v2, whole genome shotgun sequence genomic window carries:
- the LOC131776149 gene encoding LOW QUALITY PROTEIN: vesicle-trafficking protein SEC22a (The sequence of the model RefSeq protein was modified relative to this genomic sequence to represent the inferred CDS: inserted 2 bases in 2 codons; deleted 2 bases in 2 codons) has protein sequence MVLFAMITRVSDGMPLSASTDLDMHFELKESKRLAKSLARKANQYPTRCAMQCGNHMIYFVKAVGVCFLAXCNGTYPAVLVFCFLEELQREFVITFQSQDVQRAKRPYSFIEFDSFIQKTKQRYNXTRTLTSRLNLSEMSEDLHNPPFQISQSELGPENNTDVKTYKTGGPTRRLEPLTWKSLPACVLAGICGLLNFLRCFPFLNVIVLDDEASATWFSAVGFFLAGVLNCCQDSIKNRFSLKKDSGCRVFDRTPPPIYRYNPPPLSKMLLFPNSIGWLLFFLKFKVPAIQTTIR, from the exons ATGGTTCTGTTCGCGATGATTACGCGTGTT TCAGATGGAATGCCTCTGTCTGCTTCCACCGACCTCGATATGCATTTTGAGCTTAAAGAAAGCAAGAGACTCGCCAAAAGTTTAGCCAGGAAAGCTAATCAGTATCCAACTAGATGTGCCATGCAATGTGGAAATCATATGATATA CTTTGTGAAGGCTGTTGGAGTTTGTTTCTTGG TTTGTAATGGAACCTATCCCGCTGTTTTGGTGTTCTGTTTCCTTGAGGAGCTTCAGCGTGAATTTgtaataacatttcaaagtcaaGATGTTCAAAGAGCAAAGAGACCCTATTCATTCATAGAATTTG ATTCCTTCATTCAGAAAACCAAGCAAAGATACA ACACAAGAACTTTGACATCACGGCTTAATTTAAGTGAAATGAGTGAAGATTTACACAACCCTCCATTCCAGATATCACAATCAGAACTTGGACCAGAAAATAACACAGATGTCAAGACTTACAAGACAGGAGG CCCAACAAGACGTCTTGAACCCTTGACATGGAAAAGTCTCCCTGCCTGTGTTTTAGCAGGAATTTGTGGACTTCTTAACTTTCTAAgatgttttccatttttaaatgtTATAGTACTTGATGATGAG GCCAGTGCTACTTGGTTCTCGGCTGTTGGCTTTTTT CTTGCTGGTGTTTTGAACTGTTGCCAG gataGCATAAAGAATagattttctcttaaaaaagaTAGTGGCTGTAGGGTTTTTGACAGAACACCCCCACCTATCTATAGGTACAACCCTCCCCCTTTGTCAAAGATGTTGCTGTTCCCAAACAGTATAGGCTGGCTcctatttttcttaaaattcaaagTTCCTGCAATTCAGACCACCATTAGATAA
- the LOC131776143 gene encoding unconventional myosin-X: MESFHEVGSRVWLLEGKDWVSATVTESNGGQVTFRTEYDKTYNIAKESLNRQNVTAMHQTSVEGVDDMANLGDLHDAAILHNLHLRFTSDKIYTYIGSILCAVNPYYVIEGLYDRSVMADYRERHIGELPPHVFAIANECYYSMWKKGESQCILISGESGAGKTESTKFILKYLSDVSRGTGELENIPNVDDAILQSSPIMEAFGNAKTVYNNNSSRFGKFIQLQFNAKGQMDGGKINDFLLEKNRVVRQNPGERNYHIFYALLAGASEEQKSTLLLNSPEKYYYLKQSGCYGDPSINDKDDFNNVMNAMKVMCFTEEEISDVLQVIAGVLQLGNVHFLAAGGAQVSEKSVLENVANLLRVDIYELTDALTQKSMILRGEEIQSPLSVEQALDSRDSMAMNLYACTFKWLINKINQRIKGSDLFSSIGVLDIFGFENFDVNRFEQFNINYANEKLQQYFNKHIFSLEQHEYNREGLEWADIDWVDNGECLDLIEKKLGVLALIDEESNFPKGTDGSMLDKLHSSHEGNTFYVKPRVANTKFGIKHYAGEVFYSTKGFLEKNRDAFRDEILNVLMQSRSDFIYDLVEQLKPSVPTAGTKKSSRKRPTVSSQFKTSLASLMTTLSQSHPYFVRCIKPNEKKLPQFFNPKLVLNQLRYSGMLETVRIRRAGYPVRRTYEDFLFRYKVLFRGKNLSGDKSDCSMLLQEFDTEKQSFKLGNTKVFMKDNLEYTIERMRNEQLEAVAMLIKRRIIGYLQRKKYLKIRQHIILIQKNYKAHYYRKLYHKKRLAAIVIQKYERRRTAQALLKRLLEEKRIEEERKREEERRREEERRREMERLEQERKIQELEELRRKAEEEARLRREEEEERLRKEEEQRQAVLAKAREIEEARRLEEEAKRKAEEEARRKEEEEKRLREEEEARKKAEEEETLRKEAEAEAAAQIAELDRQLKLEDSDEEDEDSEEAWERPPSLYETQDLPIREGYLMMRGGLLSLWKKHWCVLRDDTFMWFRGKQDALKCGWLMKKGGGTTTLSRRNWKRRWFVLKDNVLTYHESDQEGSKSLGTIDIRNAVRIVDDGVKENGFSIITENRTYHVIAESTNDWNQWFNVLNRVHRATEEELKGMREESANVKHAVGTIDIAMIESCTPGGVANKANSFTLITANRVMNFITDSPEEVNGWVEAIQQCKEHEIDEGVADTIERGWLIKEGANDDSRRKRWCVLTGNSLDYYKSYVKNSPKFGSIVLNSLCSVVSPEEREPGDWTFIVNGRKRSYVLHAKLQEEAIRWASEIQEVIDSKPPVETAFEKLVSELKSTMTESEADQVYRTNPVLKYSKIPLKAPLLPLPYGQSQSSRAKGKGYGTFHEEAVGVFSSLLEQESIADPIPVIQGILQTCQDLKPLRDEVFCQLIKQTTNHPTPDSIGNLRNMQVLVCMCCTFVPTRKYLRYLRFHLKRNRDKHPDTEMAKFAVFALECIKRTRPREFPPSREEIISLLGRRELSAVVHCYGGGSCKITINSATTAGEVVEKLCKGLNIPQRCNIFTLFEQCGTIEKNIEDRTVLADVLSKFEKYKALGLTEAGYSWKLFFKIFCYLQPELVEVDTIEYGFLYEQACDSIILGKYPAPDTTLYLLAALRLQFNEGDYNTGAWVSDLNSVYPPGKLKQKVKTENSGITRERHFSIKGTIRKAVSPFRSAGGPENGEEDSKKATEEELSFIKSSICEQWKKLAGMDQEQAQKQYMEILRSWPGYGSTLFDVETKDPGFPPELWLGVSFKGVGFYKRGDVRPQCQFSYENILSFGAPAANKYKIIVDGREPMLFETSQVIEIAKLMKAYINQIVKLRRSSYFSQASEASDS; the protein is encoded by the exons ACCTATAATATTGCTAAAGAGTCACTAAACAGACAGAATGTTACAGCAATGCATCAGACCAGTGTGGAAGGAGTGGATGATATGGCCAACTTAGGTGACCTCCATGATGCTGCTATCCTGCACAATCTCCATCTCAGATTCACCAGTGACAAGATATAT accTACATCGGATCAATATTGTGTGCAGTGAATCCATACTATGTAATTGAAGGACTCTATGATAGATCAGTAATGGCAGATTACAGAGAAAGGCATATTGGTGAGCTTCCACCCCATGTGTTTGCTATTGCAAATGAATGTTACTATTCCATGTGGAAAAAGGGAGAAAGTCAATGCATACTCATAAG TGGTGAGTCTGGAGCAGGCAAGACAGAATCTACAAAGTTTATACTAAAGTATTTATCAGATGTCAGCAGAGGAACTGGGGAATTGGAAAATATCCCAAATGTAGATGATGCCATTCTGCAGAGCAG TCCCATCATGGAAGCCTTTGGAAATGCAAAAACTGTTTACAACAACAACTCAAGTAGATTTGGAAAGTTCATTCAACTGCAGTTCAATGCCAAGGGTCAAATGGACGGAGGAAAAATTAATGACT TCCTTTTGGAGAAG AATCGTGTAGTCAGACAAAATCCAGGTGAAAGAAATTACCACATATTTTATGCCCTTCTGGCTGGGGCATCTGAGGAACAAAAAA gTACATTGCTTCTTAATTCTCCCGAGAAGTATTACTACCTGAAACAGAGTGGTTGCTATGGAGATCCATCGATTAATGACAAGGACGATTTCAACAATGTCATG AATGCTATGAAAGTGATGTGCTTCACGGAAGAGGAGATCTCTGATGTCCTACAAGTCATTGCTGGAGTCCTACAGCTTGGGAATGTTCATTTTCTGGCTGCGGGCGGCGCACAAGTTTCCGAGAAAAGTG TCTTAGAAAATGTGGCAAATCTTCTTCGTGTGGATATCTACGAGTTAACGGATGCTTTGACGCAGAAATCAATGATCCTCCGAGGCGAAGAAATCCAGTCACCGCTCTCTGTTGAACAG GCACTGGACTCTCGAGATTCAATGGCAATGAACCTCTACGCTTGCACATTTAAATGGCTCATCAACAAGATAAACCAAAGGATCAAAGGGTCTGATCTCTTCTCTTCCATCGGTGTTCTAGATATCTTTGGATTTGAGAACTTTGAT GTTAACAGGTTTGAGCAGTTCAATATCAATTACGCCAATGAAAAGCTTCAACAGTACTTCAACAAGCACATCTTTTCTCTGGAACAGCATGAGTATAACAG GGAGGGGCTGGAGTGGGCAGATATTGACTGGGTGGATAATGGGGAGTGCCTGGACCTCATTGAAAAG AAACTTGGTGTGCTGGCTCTGATTGATGAAGAAAGTAACTTTCCTAAAGGAACCGACGGATCCATGTTAGACAAACTTCATTCAAGTCACGAG GGAAACACCTTTTACGTGAAACCACGGGTGGCAAACACAAAGTTTGGAATCAAGCATTATGCTGGAGAG GTATTTTATAGCACCAAAGGTTTTCTGGAAAAGAACAG GGATGCTTTTCGAGACGAGATCCTCAATGTTCTAATGCAGAGCAG GTCGGACTTTATTTACGACCTCGTTGAACAACTGAAACCCTCTGTACCGACGGCAGGAACCAAGAAGTCCTCAAGGAAGAGACCGACTGTTAGCTCACAGTTCAAG ACATCCTTAGCATCACTTATGACCACACTGAGCCAGTCGCATCCCTATTTTGTACGTTGTATCAAACCGAATGAAAAGAAG CTGCCACAGTTCTTTAACCCCAAGCTTGTTCTCAATCAATTGAGGTATTCAGGAATGCTGGAGACTGTTCGGATTCGTCGAGCTGGGTATCCTGTAAGACGAACCTATGAGGACTTCTTATTCAG ATACAAAGTGCTTTTCCGTGGGAAGAATTTGTCTGGGGATAAAAGTGATTGCTCCATGCTCCTTCAAGAGTTTGACACCGAGAAACAGTCCTTTAAACTTGGGAATACCAAG GTTTTTATGAAAGACAACTTGGAATACACCATAGAGCGGATGAGAAATGAGCAGTTGGAAGCTGTTGCAATGCTTATCAAACGAAGAATCATTGGTTACCTTCAACGGAAGAAATATCTAAAGATTCGCCAACACATCATTTTGATTCAAAAGAACTACAAG GCCCATTACTATCGCAAACTTTACCACAAGAAGCGGTTGGCGGCTATTGTCATTCAAAAG TATGAAAGACGGCGTACGGCTCAAGCACTTCTCAAAAGACTCCTCGAGGAGAAAAGAATCGAAGAGGAACGGAAACgagaggaagaaagaagaaggGAAGAGGAAAGAAGGAG AGAAATGGAAAGACTCGAACAGGAGAGAAAGATTCAGGAACTCGAGGAACTCCGTCGAAAG GCCGAAGAAGAAGCCAGGCTTAGGAGggaggaggaagaggaaagaCTTcgaaaagaagaagaacagAGGCAAGCGGTGTTGGCAAAAGCAAGAGAGATTGAAGAGGCGAGGAGACTGGAAGAAGAGGCCAAGAGGAAGGCAGAAGAAGAAGCTCGCCGAAAG gaagaagaggagaaaagACTTCGTGAAGAAGAGGAAGCCAG AAAGAAAGCAGAAGAAGAGGAGACACTTCGTAAAGAAGCTGAGGCTGAGGCGGCAGCTCAGATTGCTGAGTTAGACAGACAGCTGAAG CTGGAGGATAGcgatgaagaagatgaagattcAGAGGAGGCCTGGGAAAGACCACCCAGTTTGTACGAGACTCAGGATCTGCCAATAAGAGAGGGTTACCTCATGATGAGAG GTGGTTTACTGAGTTTGTGGAAGAAGCACTGGTGCGTACTGAGAGACGACACTTTCATGTGGTTCAGAGGAAAGCAG GATGCTCTGAAATGTGGCTGGTTAATGAAGAAAGGTGGCGGAACAACGACATTATCAAG GCGCAATTGGAAACGCCGATGGTTTGTGCTGAAGGACAATGTTCTGACTTATCATGAGAGTGACCAGGAAGGATCCAAAAGCCTGGGAACCATTGACATCAGAAATGCAGT ACGCATTGTGGACGATGGAGTGAAAGAAAATGGCTTCAGTATTATTACAGAGAATAGGACATATCACGTGATTGCAGAGAGCACCAATGACTGGAA cCAGTGGTTCAACGTGTTAAATCGTGTACATAGGGCTACCGAAGAAGAACTGAAAGGAATGAGAGAAGAGTCAGCTAATGTCAAACATGCAGTG GGCACTATTGATATAGCCATGATAGAGTCCTGTACACCTGGTGGAGTCGCCAACAA AGCCAATTCGTTCACTCTCATCACCGCGAATCGTGTAATGAACTTTATCACAGATTCTCCCGAGGAGGTCAATGGATGGGTGGAAG CTATACAACAGTGTAAGGAGCACGAAATCGACGAAGGTGTGGCTGATACGATTGAGAGAGGCTGGCTCATTAAAGAGGGCGCTAATGACGATTCGAGACGAAAGAG GTGGTGCGTTCTGACAGGAAATTCACTTGATTACTACAAATCATATGTGAAAAACAGCCCCAAGTTTGGATCCATTGTCTTGAACAGTCTTTGCTCTGTTGTATCGCCAGAGGAACGTGAACCAG GTGACTGGACATTTATCGTAAATGGCAGAAAGCGATCGTACGTTCTCCATGCAAAACTTCAGGAAGAGGCAATCCGTTGGGCGAGTGAAATTCAAGAG gtaaTAGATTCTAAACCACCAGTTGAAACAGCTTTCGAGAAGTTGGTATCAGAGTTAAAG AGCACAATGACTGAGAGTGAAGCCGACCAAGTGTACCGCACTAACCCGGTGCTGAAGTATTCCAAGATACCACTCAAGGCTCCTTTGCTACCCCTCCCCTATGGACAATCACAGTCCTCAC GAGCAAAGGGTAAAGGTTATGGCACCTTCCATGAAGAGGCTGTTGGAGTTTTTAGTTCACTGCTGGAACAAGAATCCATTGCAGATCCTATCCCAGTTATTCAA GGAATCCTACAAACTTGCCAAGACTTGAAACCTCTAAGAGATGAG GTGTTCTGCCAGCTGATCAAACAGACTACAAATCACCCTACTCCTGACTCCATTGGAAACCTCAGAAACATGCAG GTGTTGGTTTGTATGTGCTGCACATTCGTCCCAACCAGAAAGTACCTTCGATACTTGAGATTTCACTTGAAAAG AAATAGAGATAAACATCCCGATACAGAAATGGCCAAGTTTGCAGTGTTTGCCTTAGAATGTATCAAGAGAACCAGACCAAG GGAATTTCCTCCTTCAAGAGAAGAAATCATTTCTCTTCTG GGCCGTCGAGAGCTCTCGGCTGTTGTTCACTGCTATGGCGGAGGATCATGTAAGATTACAATCAACTCTGCCACTACAGCAGGAGAG GTTGTCGAGAAGTTGTGCAAGGGCTTGAATATCCCACAGAGGTGTAACATTTTCACTCTGTTCGAGCAGTGCGGCACGATAGAGAAGAATATCGAAGACAGAACTGTGCTTGCAGACGTCTTGTCCaagtttgaaaa GTACAAGGCGTTAGGTCTGACCGAAGCAGGCTATTCATGGAAGCTTTTCTTTAAGATTTTTTGCTACCTTCAACCCGAACTGGTGGAAGTGGACACTATTGAATATGGATTTCTTTATGAACAG GCTTGTGACTCGATCATACTTGGTAAATACCCTGCTCCGGATACCACTTTGTACCTTCTCGCTGCCTTACGGCTTCAATTCAATGAAGGAGACTATAACACTGGTGCATGGGT ATCTGACCTGAACTCGGTTTATCCTCCTGGGAAATTGAAACAGAAAGTAAAGACGGAAAACAGTGGCATCACAAGAGAAAGACACTTCAGCATCAAG GGAACAATAAGGAAAGCAGTCTCTCCTTTCCGATCAG CTGGTGGACCAGAAAATGGCGAGGAAGATAGCAAGAAAGCCACTGAGGAAGAGCTTTCGTTTATAAAGAGTTCTATATGTGAGCAGTGGAAAAAACTTGCT GGCATGGATCAAGAACAAGCTCAGAAACAGTACATGGAAATACTAAGAAGTTGGCCTGGTTATGGTTCCACCCTGTTTGACGTGGAG ACGAAAGACCCAGGCTTTCCTCCCGAACTCTGGCTGGGTGTGAGTTTCAAGGGCGTGGGTTTCTACAAGCGAGGAGACGTCAGACCACAGTGTCAATTCAGTTATGAAAA TATTTTATCATTTGGAGCTCCGGCTGCCAACAAGTATAAAATCATCGTTGACGGGAGAGAACCCATGTTGTTTGAAACATCTCAG GTTATCGAGATTGCCAAACTGATGAAAGCATACATTAATCAAATTGTCAAACTACGCAGATCAAGCTACTTCAGTCAAGCGTCAGAAGCCTCGGACTCCTAG